A single window of Syntrophotalea acetylenica DNA harbors:
- a CDS encoding HNH endonuclease — protein sequence MDWMEASEEQMRRERQKARELRNSQWWKNRIASGICHYCGKKVAPRDLTLDHIVPLVRGGRSSKGNCVPACKECNSQKQHLLPVEWEAYLEKLRQG from the coding sequence ATGGATTGGATGGAAGCTTCAGAAGAACAGATGCGTCGGGAACGGCAGAAAGCCCGGGAACTGCGTAACAGCCAGTGGTGGAAAAACCGTATCGCCAGCGGTATCTGCCACTACTGCGGGAAAAAAGTCGCACCGCGGGATCTGACCCTCGACCATATCGTGCCCCTGGTTCGGGGCGGGCGCAGCAGCAAAGGCAATTGCGTGCCGGCCTGCAAGGAATGCAACAGTCAGAAACAGCACCTGTTGCCGGTCGAATGGGAAGCTTATCTGGAAAAACTCAGGCAGGGATGA
- the pgeF gene encoding peptidoglycan editing factor PgeF, which yields MKLVRKGKISYMQPDWAAETAVQAGFTTRNGGVSRPPYNSLNLAYNTEDARHNVEGNRSTLTRAFDLHPHQLLTVKQVHGTDILVIDQPNHDLSHFLTVASDAIITNQPGFMFGVLVADCFPILLHDPAKRVGAAVHAGWRGAASGLLGKTVEAMQTNFGCRPENLLAAIGPGIAAHEYEVDRAVRDAFRQGSGHWQQIAQETSLGKWQLDLQRSCLLQLQEVGIPAASIGVVEECTCCHREMFFSYRRDKGITGRQIGFMVL from the coding sequence ATGAAACTGGTACGTAAAGGCAAGATCAGCTATATGCAACCCGACTGGGCCGCCGAAACGGCGGTCCAGGCCGGATTTACCACCCGCAACGGCGGCGTCAGCCGCCCGCCTTACAACTCCCTCAACCTCGCCTATAATACCGAGGACGCACGACACAATGTCGAGGGCAACCGCTCGACCCTGACCCGGGCCTTTGATTTGCACCCCCATCAGCTGCTGACGGTGAAGCAGGTGCACGGCACCGACATTTTGGTCATCGACCAGCCGAATCACGATCTTTCACATTTTCTGACGGTGGCCAGCGACGCCATCATTACCAATCAACCCGGGTTCATGTTCGGGGTGCTGGTGGCGGACTGCTTCCCCATCCTGCTTCACGATCCGGCCAAACGGGTCGGAGCCGCCGTTCATGCCGGCTGGCGCGGCGCCGCCAGCGGCCTGCTGGGAAAAACCGTGGAGGCGATGCAGACCAACTTCGGCTGCCGGCCCGAGAACCTGCTGGCCGCCATAGGACCGGGCATCGCGGCCCATGAATACGAGGTCGATCGCGCGGTGCGGGACGCTTTTCGCCAGGGCAGCGGGCACTGGCAGCAGATCGCCCAGGAAACCTCCCTCGGCAAGTGGCAGCTGGATCTGCAGCGCAGCTGCCTGCTGCAACTGCAGGAGGTCGGCATCCCCGCAGCAAGCATCGGCGTGGTGGAGGAATGCACCTGTTGTCACCGCGAAATGTTCTTCTCCTATCGCCGCGATAAGGGGATAACTGGCCGTCAGATCGGCTTCATGGTCCTTTAA
- a CDS encoding RluA family pseudouridine synthase gives MFRQRAFCFDRGQPPERLDRFLAEQLPELSRSQLKKLIDDGLVLLNGAPAKAASKLKGGEALTVTLPDPGPAKAVSEDIPLTVLYEDRCLIVVDKPPGMVVHPAPGHQQGTLVNALLHCCQDLSGIGGTLRPGIVHRLDKDTSGVMVATKTDAAHQHLAAQFKEHSITRRYVALVHGLLTGDAGSIDRPIGRHPTQRKKMSSACRGGRRAVTHWRVLQRFDADRMTLVELALETGRTHQIRVHLSESRHPLVGDATYGGKSRMKTIADPRLLALVRALDRQALHARLLGFRHPETGDYLEFDSPLPPDLRAVIDYLNEKYKTGPPA, from the coding sequence ATGTTTCGGCAGCGTGCATTTTGTTTTGACCGGGGACAGCCGCCGGAAAGACTGGACCGCTTCCTGGCCGAACAGTTGCCGGAGCTGAGCCGGTCCCAGCTGAAAAAGCTCATCGATGACGGACTGGTACTGCTCAACGGTGCACCCGCCAAGGCTGCCAGCAAACTCAAGGGCGGCGAAGCCCTGACCGTCACCTTGCCGGATCCCGGCCCCGCCAAAGCTGTTTCCGAGGATATCCCGCTGACGGTTCTCTACGAGGACCGTTGCCTGATCGTCGTTGACAAACCGCCCGGCATGGTGGTACATCCGGCGCCTGGGCATCAACAGGGAACGCTGGTCAACGCCTTGCTGCATTGCTGCCAGGACCTTTCCGGCATCGGCGGCACCTTGCGACCCGGCATCGTCCACCGCCTCGACAAGGACACTTCGGGGGTGATGGTGGCCACCAAAACCGACGCGGCCCATCAGCACCTCGCCGCCCAGTTCAAGGAGCATTCCATCACCCGGCGTTATGTCGCTCTGGTTCACGGTCTGCTGACCGGCGATGCCGGCAGCATCGATCGCCCCATAGGGCGCCACCCTACCCAGCGCAAAAAGATGAGCAGTGCCTGCCGCGGCGGTCGCCGCGCGGTAACCCACTGGCGCGTCCTGCAGCGTTTTGACGCCGACCGCATGACCCTGGTCGAATTGGCCCTCGAAACGGGACGCACCCACCAGATCCGGGTACATTTATCGGAGTCGCGCCATCCCCTGGTGGGCGATGCCACCTACGGCGGCAAAAGTCGCATGAAAACCATCGCCGACCCGCGGCTTCTCGCCCTTGTCAGGGCCCTTGACCGGCAGGCCCTGCATGCCCGCCTGCTCGGATTCAGGCATCCGGAAACCGGGGATTACCTGGAGTTCGACAGCCCGCTGCCGCCGGATCTGCGGGCGGTCATCGATTATCTCAACGAAAAATACAAGACAGGGCCGCCAGCCTGA